From the Halomonas meridiana genome, one window contains:
- the rbfA gene encoding 30S ribosome-binding factor RbfA, with protein MREFKRTDRVADQLQKELAVLIQREVKDPRLGMVTVSGATVSRDLGYADIYVTLLGEQDPERIKENLQVLKRAAGFLRSQIAQRIKLRHVPELRFHFDESVVRGQHLSSLIDEAVSSDRARQAEDEGGSEEQGEETR; from the coding sequence ATGCGCGAATTCAAGCGTACCGACCGAGTAGCCGACCAGCTCCAGAAGGAGCTGGCGGTACTGATCCAACGCGAAGTGAAAGACCCGCGCTTGGGCATGGTCACGGTGAGCGGAGCAACCGTCAGTCGTGACCTTGGCTACGCCGATATTTACGTCACCCTGCTGGGTGAACAGGATCCCGAGCGTATCAAGGAGAACCTGCAGGTACTGAAACGTGCAGCAGGGTTTCTGAGAAGCCAAATCGCCCAGCGCATCAAGCTGCGTCACGTACCCGAGCTGCGCTTTCATTTCGATGAAAGCGTGGTGCGCGGCCAGCACCTCTCATCGCTGATCGACGAAGCGGTCTCTTCTGACCGTGCCCGTCAAGCGGAAGACGAGGGCGGCAGTGAAGAGCAAGGTGAGGAGACGCGCTAA
- a CDS encoding acetyl-CoA C-acetyltransferase, protein MQDVVIVAARRTAVGSFGGSLAGIPASDLGALVIKDIIASTGVAPEQIDEVLLGQVLTAGVGQNPARQAAIKAGLPDTVPAMTINKVCGSGLKALHLATQAIRCGDAEIVLAGGQENMSASPHILPNSRNGQRMGDWKAIDSMVHDGLWDAFNNYHMGITAENLAEKYGITREEMDEFAAASQQKAAAAIKEGKFKGQIVPVEVPQRKGDPVVFDTDENPREVTADKLAGMRPAFKKDGTVTAGNASSLNDGAAVVMLCSAEKAKELGLEPLARIAAYSNAGVDPAIMGIGPAPATRRCLEKAGWSLDDLDLVEANEAFAAQALSVNKELGWDTSKVNVNGGAIALGHPIGASGCRVLVTLLHEMIARDAKKGLATLCIGGGQGVALAIERP, encoded by the coding sequence ATGCAAGACGTGGTCATTGTGGCGGCTCGCCGCACCGCTGTAGGTAGTTTTGGGGGTTCACTCGCCGGGATTCCAGCTAGCGATTTGGGTGCGCTGGTCATCAAAGACATTATCGCTTCCACCGGCGTTGCGCCGGAGCAGATCGACGAAGTGCTGCTGGGCCAGGTGCTGACCGCAGGCGTTGGCCAAAACCCGGCGCGCCAAGCAGCCATCAAGGCAGGCCTGCCAGACACCGTCCCGGCCATGACGATCAATAAGGTGTGTGGATCGGGTTTGAAAGCGCTGCATCTGGCGACCCAAGCCATCCGCTGCGGCGATGCCGAGATCGTGCTGGCCGGTGGCCAGGAGAACATGTCCGCCTCTCCACACATCCTGCCGAACTCGCGCAACGGCCAGCGCATGGGCGATTGGAAAGCTATCGACTCCATGGTGCACGACGGCTTGTGGGATGCTTTCAATAACTACCACATGGGCATTACTGCCGAAAATCTGGCAGAGAAGTACGGCATCACCCGGGAAGAGATGGACGAATTTGCCGCCGCGTCCCAGCAAAAAGCCGCTGCCGCCATCAAAGAGGGTAAATTCAAAGGCCAGATCGTGCCGGTCGAGGTGCCGCAGCGTAAAGGCGACCCGGTGGTGTTCGATACCGACGAAAACCCTCGCGAAGTCACGGCAGACAAGCTGGCTGGCATGCGTCCTGCGTTCAAGAAAGACGGCACCGTGACGGCGGGTAACGCCTCGTCGCTGAACGACGGCGCGGCCGTGGTTATGCTCTGCTCGGCGGAAAAAGCCAAAGAGCTTGGCTTGGAGCCCCTAGCCCGCATTGCCGCCTACTCCAACGCAGGCGTCGACCCGGCCATCATGGGGATCGGACCGGCCCCTGCCACCCGTCGATGCCTGGAAAAAGCGGGCTGGAGCCTGGATGACCTAGACCTCGTCGAAGCCAACGAAGCCTTCGCTGCTCAAGCGCTGTCGGTCAATAAAGAGCTGGGCTGGGACACGTCGAAGGTGAACGTCAACGGCGGCGCCATCGCGCTAGGTCACCCCATTGGTGCGTCGGGCTGCCGCGTGCTGGTGACACTGCTCCACGAAATGATTGCTCGCGATGCCAAAAAAGGCTTGGCGACGCTATGTATTGGCGGCGGCCAAGGGGTTGCCCTGGCCATCGAGCGTCCGTAA
- the rpsO gene encoding 30S ribosomal protein S15, translated as MALTAEKKAEIVNEYGRGDNDTGSPEVQVALLSANINGLQDHFKTNKQDHHSRRGLIRMVNQRRKLLDYLKRKDFERYQSLIQRLGLRR; from the coding sequence ATGGCATTAACCGCTGAGAAAAAGGCCGAGATCGTCAACGAATACGGCCGCGGCGATAACGATACCGGTTCCCCTGAAGTTCAGGTTGCACTGCTGAGCGCCAACATCAACGGCCTGCAGGACCACTTCAAGACCAACAAGCAGGATCACCACTCTCGTCGTGGTCTGATCCGCATGGTAAACCAGCGTCGTAAGCTGCTGGACTACCTGAAGCGTAAAGATTTCGAACGCTATCAGTCTCTGATTCAGCGTCTGGGTCTGCGCCGCTAA
- the panD gene encoding aspartate 1-decarboxylase: MHTIMLKAKLHMARVTHAVLNYEGSCAIDGDLLDMAGIRENEQIQIYNVENGERFTTYAIRGEEGSRLISINGAAAHLASPGHRIIICSYAHYSEAELENHQPALVYLQEGNHVSHTSNAIPVQLA, encoded by the coding sequence ATGCACACCATCATGCTAAAAGCCAAGCTGCACATGGCCCGCGTTACCCATGCCGTTCTCAACTACGAAGGCTCGTGCGCCATCGACGGCGACCTGCTGGATATGGCCGGTATCCGCGAAAACGAACAGATCCAGATTTACAACGTCGAGAATGGCGAGCGCTTCACCACCTACGCCATCCGTGGCGAAGAGGGATCGCGCCTGATCTCGATCAACGGCGCGGCAGCGCACTTGGCCTCGCCAGGGCATCGCATCATCATTTGCAGCTATGCGCACTACTCGGAGGCCGAGCTGGAGAATCACCAGCCAGCGTTGGTGTATCTACAGGAAGGCAACCACGTCAGCCATACCAGTAACGCCATTCCGGTACAGCTGGCGTAA
- the panB gene encoding 3-methyl-2-oxobutanoate hydroxymethyltransferase yields the protein MKTVTLSTLQAYKRAGETFSCLTAYDASFAHAASAAGIDVLLVGDSLGMVLQGHSSTLPVTIDDICYHTRCAARGKGHSLLMVDLPFMSNATTERLLEDGAALMRAGAELVKVEGEAWMADGIRELTRRGVPVCAHLGLTPQTVYQLGGYKVQGREAAQAEQIIHDATVLVEAGASVILLECVPASLGKAVTEALDVPVIGIGAGPDTDGQILVMHDVLGVTHGRTPRFVKNFMAEASSIQGAFEQYHEAVKSRAFPAPEHCF from the coding sequence ATGAAAACCGTCACCCTGAGCACCCTGCAGGCGTATAAACGCGCCGGTGAAACGTTCAGCTGCCTGACTGCTTACGATGCCTCCTTTGCCCATGCTGCTAGCGCCGCGGGTATCGATGTCCTGCTGGTAGGCGACTCCCTGGGAATGGTGTTACAGGGGCACAGCAGCACCTTGCCCGTAACCATCGATGACATTTGTTACCACACCCGCTGTGCCGCACGCGGCAAAGGCCACAGCTTGCTGATGGTCGACCTACCGTTCATGAGCAATGCCACCACCGAACGCCTTTTAGAAGATGGCGCGGCGCTCATGCGAGCAGGCGCGGAACTGGTCAAGGTAGAGGGCGAAGCGTGGATGGCCGACGGCATACGCGAACTGACGCGCCGCGGTGTACCGGTGTGCGCCCATTTGGGTTTGACGCCGCAAACCGTTTACCAACTGGGTGGCTATAAAGTGCAGGGCCGCGAAGCGGCGCAAGCCGAGCAGATCATCCACGATGCGACAGTGCTGGTCGAGGCAGGCGCCTCGGTGATTCTGCTGGAGTGCGTGCCCGCCAGCTTGGGCAAAGCAGTGACCGAAGCGCTGGACGTGCCGGTCATTGGGATCGGCGCAGGCCCGGATACCGACGGCCAAATTCTCGTGATGCACGACGTGCTGGGCGTTACCCACGGCCGCACACCGCGCTTCGTGAAGAACTTCATGGCGGAGGCGAGCTCCATTCAGGGTGCTTTCGAGCAGTACCATGAAGCGGTCAAGTCCCGAGCGTTCCCCGCTCCAGAGCACTGTTTTTAA
- the infB gene encoding translation initiation factor IF-2 — MSDMTVKDFAVKVGRDVPRLLEQMKEAGLKHRSESDAVSEDDKQTLLSFLKKSHGGGDSEPSKNRITLTRKTRSRIKTGERGKTIEVQVRKKKTYVKREEEEKPKAPEPKHSGPRQLVGDMAEAEAERKARDARAAEEKAAAAKAKAAEDAARKEAEEQAKAKAAEVPDIEVPELEIDDTPAADDLPPAPPKEGRTDRRTAPPKKAAAKKKGRDDDDDRGDREERKRGGGKKVKRAERRGGRRGGASQSGNGKHGFQKPTQPIVREVSIPESISVAELADKMSIKANEVIKAMFTMGAAVTINQTIDQDTAAIVVEEMGHKVKLVKDDALETEMLEGISYEGEEITRSPVVTVMGHVDHGKTSLLDYIRRAKVATGEAGGITQHIGAYHVEDDHGGVTFLDTPGHAAFTAMRARGAKATDVVILVVAADDGVMPQTIEAVEHSKAAGVPMVVAVNKIDKPQADPDRVKNELSQHGVISEEWGGDTQFVHVSAKSGEGIEDLLEAIQLVSEVLELKAVPSAPGKGVVVESRLDKGRGPVATVLVQNGTLKKGDIVLAGLHYGRVRALTNELGKQVDTAGPAMPVEIQGLDGTPDAGDDFMVVADEKKAREVANFRQGKYREVRLARQQKAKLENMFSQMGQDEVAKVNIVLKADVQGSLEAIKGALEELSTEEVQVAVVSSGVGGITGTDANLALASEAIVVGFNVRADAAAREIIEREGLDLRYYSVIYHLIDEVKQAMSGMLAPEWKEEIVGVAEVRDVFRAPKIGAVAGCMVVEGTVSRSKRIRVLRDNVVIYEGELESLRRFKDDVQEVRNGMECGIGVKNYNDVQVGDKIEVFDQVKVERSL, encoded by the coding sequence ATGTCAGATATGACAGTTAAAGATTTTGCAGTAAAGGTGGGCCGCGATGTGCCCCGCCTCTTGGAACAGATGAAAGAAGCCGGTTTGAAACACCGTTCAGAAAGCGACGCCGTCTCTGAAGACGACAAGCAGACGCTGCTGAGCTTTTTGAAGAAAAGCCACGGCGGCGGCGACAGCGAGCCGAGCAAGAATCGCATTACGCTGACCCGTAAAACCCGCAGCCGTATCAAGACCGGCGAGCGTGGTAAAACGATCGAAGTGCAGGTACGTAAGAAGAAAACGTACGTCAAGCGTGAGGAAGAAGAGAAGCCGAAAGCGCCTGAGCCCAAGCACTCTGGTCCGCGTCAGCTAGTGGGCGACATGGCAGAAGCGGAAGCCGAGCGTAAAGCACGCGATGCCCGCGCCGCGGAAGAAAAAGCCGCAGCGGCCAAAGCCAAGGCTGCCGAAGATGCCGCGCGTAAAGAAGCGGAAGAGCAGGCCAAGGCCAAAGCCGCTGAAGTGCCTGATATCGAAGTGCCCGAGCTGGAAATCGACGATACGCCAGCGGCCGATGACCTGCCGCCTGCACCGCCGAAAGAGGGTCGTACCGACCGTCGTACCGCACCGCCCAAAAAGGCGGCTGCGAAGAAGAAAGGTCGTGACGACGACGACGATCGCGGCGATCGCGAAGAGCGTAAGCGTGGCGGCGGCAAGAAAGTGAAGCGTGCCGAGCGCCGTGGCGGACGCCGCGGTGGCGCAAGCCAAAGCGGCAACGGCAAGCACGGCTTCCAGAAGCCGACGCAGCCGATCGTACGTGAAGTCTCGATCCCTGAGTCGATCAGCGTAGCTGAGCTGGCCGACAAGATGTCGATCAAGGCCAACGAAGTCATCAAAGCCATGTTCACCATGGGCGCGGCGGTGACCATCAACCAGACCATCGATCAGGATACCGCCGCGATCGTGGTGGAAGAGATGGGCCACAAGGTCAAACTGGTGAAGGATGATGCGCTGGAAACGGAAATGCTGGAAGGCATCTCCTACGAAGGCGAAGAGATCACCCGCTCACCGGTCGTCACCGTCATGGGTCACGTCGACCACGGTAAGACCTCGCTGCTGGACTACATCCGTCGTGCGAAAGTCGCCACTGGCGAAGCGGGCGGTATTACCCAGCACATCGGTGCCTACCATGTGGAAGATGACCACGGTGGCGTGACCTTCCTGGATACCCCGGGTCACGCGGCGTTTACCGCCATGCGTGCTCGCGGTGCGAAAGCCACCGACGTGGTCATCCTGGTGGTGGCGGCCGACGACGGCGTGATGCCGCAAACCATCGAAGCCGTCGAGCACTCGAAAGCCGCTGGCGTACCGATGGTCGTGGCCGTGAACAAGATCGATAAGCCCCAGGCCGATCCCGATCGTGTCAAAAACGAGCTGTCTCAGCACGGCGTCATCTCGGAAGAGTGGGGCGGAGATACACAGTTTGTTCACGTCTCTGCAAAGAGCGGTGAAGGCATCGAAGACCTGCTGGAAGCGATTCAGCTCGTGTCCGAGGTTCTCGAACTCAAAGCCGTGCCGTCTGCGCCGGGTAAAGGGGTCGTCGTCGAGTCGCGCCTGGACAAAGGTCGCGGTCCGGTCGCTACCGTGCTGGTACAAAACGGTACGCTAAAGAAGGGCGACATCGTCCTGGCGGGCCTGCACTACGGCCGCGTTCGTGCGCTGACCAACGAGCTGGGCAAGCAAGTCGATACCGCTGGCCCCGCGATGCCGGTCGAGATCCAGGGCCTGGATGGTACGCCGGATGCCGGTGACGACTTCATGGTCGTGGCCGACGAGAAGAAGGCCCGCGAAGTGGCTAACTTCCGTCAGGGTAAATACCGCGAAGTGCGTCTGGCACGTCAGCAGAAGGCCAAGCTGGAGAACATGTTCAGCCAGATGGGCCAAGACGAAGTGGCCAAGGTCAACATCGTCCTCAAAGCCGACGTACAGGGCTCGCTGGAAGCGATCAAAGGCGCCTTGGAAGAGCTTTCCACCGAAGAAGTACAGGTGGCCGTGGTCTCCTCTGGTGTGGGGGGTATCACCGGTACCGACGCCAACTTGGCGCTGGCCTCGGAAGCTATCGTGGTGGGCTTCAACGTCCGTGCCGATGCCGCTGCTCGTGAGATCATCGAGCGTGAAGGTCTGGATCTGCGCTACTACAGCGTCATCTACCACCTGATCGACGAAGTCAAACAGGCGATGAGCGGTATGCTCGCCCCCGAGTGGAAAGAAGAGATCGTGGGTGTGGCCGAAGTACGCGACGTGTTCCGCGCGCCGAAGATCGGTGCGGTGGCTGGCTGTATGGTCGTCGAAGGCACCGTGTCGCGCAGCAAGCGTATCCGCGTTCTGCGTGACAACGTGGTCATCTACGAAGGTGAGCTCGAATCGCTGCGCCGCTTCAAAGACGACGTACAAGAAGTGCGTAACGGTATGGAGTGTGGCATCGGCGTGAAGAACTACAACGATGTCCAGGTCGGCGACAAGATCGAAGTCTTTGACCAAGTGAAGGTCGAGCGCAGCCTGTAA
- the truB gene encoding tRNA pseudouridine(55) synthase TruB — MARRRRGLPVNGVVLLDKPKGLSSNHALQRVRRLFDAQKAGHTGTLDPMATGLLPICLGEATKFSAHLLEADKMYRTRVELGVITDTGDAEGTVLERREVPSLAVEDIESVLTRFRGEIDQVPPMYSALKHQGKKLYELAREGKQVERAARRVSVYDARLLSFEGTAFELEVSCSKGTYIRTLAEDIGHALGCGAHISQLRRLKTGPFDGDAMWTLEALEALASQADREAELMPVDVLVDHLPSLSVDDTSFGRLAHGQSATLAIDDLAPDALARLYYAETFIGLGVVKGPREVAPKRLLSTVAIS; from the coding sequence ATGGCCCGTCGCCGTCGCGGATTACCGGTCAATGGCGTGGTGCTGCTGGATAAGCCGAAAGGCCTCTCCAGCAATCACGCGCTGCAGCGTGTGCGCCGTCTGTTCGACGCGCAAAAAGCCGGGCATACCGGCACGTTGGACCCGATGGCGACAGGCTTGCTGCCTATCTGCCTGGGGGAGGCCACCAAGTTTTCCGCGCACCTGCTGGAAGCCGACAAGATGTATCGCACCCGGGTCGAACTGGGGGTGATCACCGATACCGGCGATGCCGAAGGCACGGTGCTGGAGCGTCGCGAGGTGCCAAGCCTTGCGGTCGAGGACATCGAATCCGTCTTGACGCGTTTTCGCGGTGAGATCGATCAGGTGCCCCCCATGTACTCGGCGCTCAAGCATCAGGGCAAAAAGCTCTACGAGTTGGCCCGCGAGGGGAAACAGGTTGAACGTGCAGCGCGGCGGGTAAGCGTGTATGATGCGCGCCTGCTTTCGTTCGAGGGCACGGCGTTCGAGCTGGAAGTCAGCTGCAGCAAAGGCACGTACATCCGCACGTTGGCGGAAGACATTGGCCACGCGCTGGGCTGTGGTGCCCATATCAGCCAGCTACGTCGGCTCAAAACCGGGCCGTTCGATGGCGATGCGATGTGGACACTCGAGGCGCTGGAAGCCCTCGCCAGCCAAGCCGACCGCGAGGCAGAACTGATGCCCGTGGACGTGCTGGTCGATCACCTGCCGTCGCTTAGCGTCGATGACACATCGTTTGGCCGACTGGCCCACGGGCAGTCAGCCACGCTCGCCATCGATGACCTGGCCCCCGATGCGTTGGCACGACTTTATTACGCCGAGACGTTTATCGGCCTTGGCGTTGTAAAAGGGCCGCGGGAAGTGGCCCCCAAGCGGCTGTTAAGTACGGTCGCTATCTCGTAA
- a CDS encoding MFS transporter: MEQQESPRWWAVVAVMIGIFLLVTAEQLPIGLLSQVAESMGVTPGMAGLMVTVPGVVAAFSAPLLPVAVGRLDRRIMLTLMMAVMVLGSVLSAMASNFALLLAARVLVGISIGGFWAIAGSIAPRLVPSDQVSRAMTIIFGGVAAASVLGVPLGTLLGDISNWRVAFGALGGLSLLTALALWRWLPPLPPREPVRLRVLAQQLKNRGVRVAVLTTGFVVVGHFAAYTFISPILQEISGVAQRHVGSLLLLYGASGILGNIVAGMFAGRHPYRAVLAIPSVLLVVVAIFPVVGVEPTSGVLLLMLWGAVFGSVSVSIQTWILRTAPNTEAATALMAFVFNMSIGLGAMVGGQVVDGTSLPVTMWVASGLFLMGVLLVWRTPSRIVGEKRR, encoded by the coding sequence ATGGAGCAGCAGGAATCGCCGCGTTGGTGGGCGGTGGTGGCCGTGATGATCGGTATTTTTTTGTTGGTGACCGCAGAGCAACTACCTATCGGTTTGCTCTCTCAGGTGGCAGAGTCGATGGGCGTGACCCCGGGTATGGCAGGGTTGATGGTGACGGTGCCCGGCGTCGTGGCGGCGTTTTCAGCGCCGCTGCTACCGGTGGCGGTAGGGCGTCTTGATCGCCGTATCATGCTGACGCTGATGATGGCAGTGATGGTGCTGGGCAGCGTGCTCTCCGCCATGGCCAGCAACTTTGCCCTACTGTTGGCGGCGCGAGTGTTGGTGGGGATCAGTATCGGCGGTTTTTGGGCCATTGCGGGCAGTATTGCGCCACGCCTGGTGCCTAGCGATCAGGTATCGCGGGCCATGACCATCATTTTTGGCGGCGTGGCGGCGGCCTCGGTGCTCGGCGTACCGTTGGGCACGCTGCTGGGTGATATCAGTAACTGGCGCGTTGCCTTTGGTGCCTTGGGGGGCTTGAGTTTGCTCACGGCGTTGGCGCTTTGGCGCTGGCTACCGCCACTGCCGCCTCGAGAGCCGGTGCGGCTTCGGGTGCTGGCGCAACAGCTAAAGAATCGTGGCGTGCGGGTAGCCGTATTGACCACGGGGTTTGTCGTGGTTGGCCACTTTGCGGCCTACACCTTCATTAGTCCTATTTTGCAAGAGATCAGCGGGGTAGCGCAGCGCCATGTCGGAAGCCTGCTGCTGCTGTACGGTGCGTCGGGGATTTTGGGCAATATCGTTGCGGGGATGTTTGCTGGCCGTCACCCCTACCGTGCGGTGCTCGCGATTCCTAGCGTACTGCTGGTGGTCGTGGCGATCTTCCCGGTGGTAGGCGTAGAGCCGACCAGTGGCGTGCTGCTGTTAATGCTGTGGGGCGCTGTATTTGGCAGCGTATCAGTGAGTATTCAGACGTGGATTCTACGCACGGCGCCCAACACGGAAGCCGCCACGGCGTTAATGGCGTTCGTCTTCAACATGTCGATTGGCCTTGGGGCCATGGTAGGTGGTCAAGTGGTCGATGGCACTAGTCTACCGGTGACGATGTGGGTCGCCTCGGGACTGTTTCTCATGGGCGTGCTATTGGTATGGCGCACGCCGTCGCGCATCGTTGGTGAAAAGCGCCGCTAA
- the panC gene encoding pantoate--beta-alanine ligase, which produces MRTLRDISELRATLRDYRQKGQRIALVPTMGNLHAGHLALIATARQHADVVVSSLFVNPMQFGPGEDLDAYPRTFDADQRQLTDAGCDLLFAPTVSALYPNGLDAQTRVHVPEVGDGLCGGSRPGHFDGVSTVVSMLFNLVQPDVACFGEKDYQQLAVIRKLVADLHMPIEIIGVPIMRADDGLALSSRNGYLSAQERATAPMLYKTLCELRDALVRGESAEQVLHRGKTALYDAGFTPDYLELRDATLGPVTDTTHHAVLLAAAKLGPARLIDNLSVQLPSAARR; this is translated from the coding sequence ATGCGCACTTTGCGAGACATATCCGAGCTTCGCGCCACGCTGCGCGACTATCGCCAAAAGGGCCAGCGCATTGCGCTGGTACCGACCATGGGCAACCTGCATGCTGGCCATCTGGCTTTGATCGCCACCGCCCGCCAGCACGCCGACGTGGTCGTGTCTAGCCTGTTCGTCAATCCCATGCAGTTTGGCCCAGGTGAAGATCTAGACGCTTATCCGCGCACGTTCGACGCCGACCAGCGCCAGCTCACCGACGCCGGCTGTGACCTGCTGTTTGCCCCCACGGTGAGCGCCCTTTACCCCAACGGCTTGGATGCGCAGACTCGTGTTCACGTACCCGAGGTCGGCGACGGGCTTTGCGGTGGCTCGCGCCCCGGCCACTTCGACGGTGTCTCCACCGTGGTGAGCATGCTATTCAACCTGGTGCAGCCGGACGTCGCCTGCTTTGGTGAAAAGGATTATCAGCAACTGGCGGTGATTCGTAAGCTGGTGGCCGACCTGCACATGCCCATCGAGATCATCGGCGTGCCGATCATGCGCGCCGACGATGGCTTGGCCCTTTCGTCCCGCAACGGCTATCTCAGCGCGCAGGAGCGCGCCACGGCGCCGATGCTCTACAAAACGCTGTGCGAACTGCGTGATGCGCTGGTACGAGGGGAATCCGCCGAACAGGTACTACACCGGGGTAAAACGGCGCTGTATGATGCCGGCTTTACGCCGGATTACCTCGAACTCCGGGATGCCACCCTTGGCCCGGTCACCGATACTACGCATCATGCCGTACTGCTCGCCGCCGCCAAGCTCGGTCCTGCCCGGCTCATCGACAATCTCAGCGTGCAGCTACCCAGCGCTGCTCGTCGCTAG
- the pnp gene encoding polyribonucleotide nucleotidyltransferase: MLKEVAVNPVKKTFQYGRSTVTLETGRIARQATGAVMVTMDETVVLCTVVAKKDVNPGQPFFPLSVHYQEKTYAVGKIPGGFFKREGRPTEKETLTSRLIDRPIRPLFPKGFMNEVQVICTVLSTDRNHDPDIAAMLGTSAALSISGVPFNGPIGAARVGFNEEQGYFLNPTVEELTTSELDMVVAGTENAVLMVESEAQELLEDEMLGAVLFGHQEMQVAVNAIKELTAEAGKPRWEWQAPAENVALKTAMADAFEAKVGEAYRITDKMARQDALAALKDDAVEQLAAAEGEEEAEGKFSKDDVKGAFAALEKRVVRSRVVKGEPRIDGRDNVTVRPLNIEVGVLPKTHGSAIFTRGETQAIAVATLGTLRDSQLIESLEGERKDRFMLHYNFPPYSVGEAGFMGGPKRREIGHGRLARRGVQAMLPSEEEFPYTIRVVSEITESNGSSSMASVCGSSLALMDAGVPLKAPVAGIAMGLVKDEDGYAVLTDILGDEDHLGDMDFKVAGSEEGVTALQMDIKIEGINEEIMETALQQAHDARIGILAQMNAVISQSRNEVSENAPSMATIKIDPDKIRDVIGKGGATIRKICEDTGASIDLDDDGTVRIYAEDKAAAKKAIDTVLAITAEAEIGKLYKGKVVRIADFGAFVNIMPGTDGLVHISQIVQERVNNVRDFLNEGDDVIVKVLDIDNRNRVKLSIKEITEEEKAAFEAAEADVAS, from the coding sequence ATGTTAAAGGAAGTAGCCGTGAATCCGGTCAAAAAAACGTTCCAATACGGTCGCAGCACCGTCACCCTCGAAACTGGGCGTATCGCTCGCCAAGCCACTGGTGCCGTGATGGTCACCATGGACGAAACCGTCGTGTTGTGTACGGTGGTGGCGAAGAAAGACGTCAACCCAGGCCAGCCCTTTTTCCCGCTCTCGGTACACTACCAAGAGAAAACCTACGCTGTGGGTAAAATCCCCGGTGGTTTCTTCAAGCGTGAAGGCCGCCCGACGGAGAAAGAGACCCTCACGTCGCGTTTGATCGACCGTCCGATTCGCCCGCTGTTTCCTAAAGGTTTCATGAACGAAGTGCAGGTCATCTGTACCGTTCTCTCCACCGACCGTAACCACGATCCGGATATCGCGGCCATGCTGGGCACCTCGGCAGCGCTGAGTATTTCTGGCGTACCGTTCAATGGCCCGATTGGTGCCGCCCGCGTTGGCTTCAACGAAGAGCAAGGCTACTTCCTGAACCCCACCGTTGAAGAGTTGACGACCTCCGAGTTGGACATGGTCGTGGCCGGTACCGAAAACGCCGTGCTGATGGTGGAGTCCGAAGCGCAAGAGTTGCTCGAAGACGAAATGCTGGGTGCCGTACTGTTTGGCCACCAGGAGATGCAAGTCGCGGTCAACGCCATCAAAGAGCTGACCGCTGAAGCCGGTAAGCCGCGCTGGGAGTGGCAGGCACCGGCAGAAAACGTGGCGCTGAAAACGGCCATGGCCGATGCCTTTGAAGCCAAAGTGGGCGAGGCTTATCGCATCACCGACAAGATGGCCCGCCAAGATGCACTCGCGGCGCTGAAAGACGACGCCGTCGAGCAGTTGGCGGCCGCGGAAGGCGAAGAGGAAGCGGAAGGCAAGTTCAGCAAGGATGACGTGAAAGGCGCGTTCGCAGCGCTTGAGAAGCGTGTGGTGCGTTCCCGCGTGGTCAAGGGCGAGCCGCGTATCGATGGCCGCGACAACGTCACCGTGCGTCCGCTGAACATCGAAGTCGGCGTGCTGCCGAAAACTCACGGTTCGGCCATCTTCACCCGTGGTGAAACCCAGGCCATTGCGGTCGCAACACTCGGCACGCTGCGTGATTCTCAGCTCATCGAGTCGCTGGAAGGGGAGCGTAAAGACCGCTTTATGCTTCACTACAACTTCCCTCCCTACTCGGTAGGTGAAGCTGGCTTCATGGGTGGCCCCAAGCGTCGCGAAATCGGCCACGGCCGTTTGGCGCGTCGTGGTGTTCAAGCGATGCTGCCGTCTGAAGAAGAGTTCCCCTACACCATTCGTGTGGTGTCGGAAATCACCGAATCCAACGGCTCTAGCTCCATGGCGTCCGTGTGCGGCTCCTCGCTGGCGTTGATGGATGCGGGCGTTCCGCTGAAAGCCCCGGTGGCCGGTATTGCCATGGGCCTCGTCAAAGACGAAGACGGCTACGCGGTGCTGACCGATATCCTGGGTGACGAAGACCACCTGGGTGACATGGACTTCAAAGTGGCCGGTTCTGAAGAGGGCGTCACTGCCCTGCAGATGGACATCAAGATTGAGGGCATCAACGAAGAGATCATGGAGACCGCGCTGCAGCAGGCCCACGATGCGCGCATCGGTATCCTGGCGCAGATGAACGCCGTGATCAGCCAGAGCCGTAACGAGGTGTCGGAAAACGCCCCCTCCATGGCGACGATCAAAATCGATCCGGACAAGATTCGCGACGTCATCGGCAAGGGCGGCGCCACCATCCGCAAGATTTGCGAAGACACCGGCGCATCGATCGATCTTGATGACGATGGCACCGTTCGCATCTACGCCGAAGACAAAGCCGCTGCCAAGAAAGCGATCGATACCGTACTGGCGATCACTGCCGAAGCGGAAATCGGCAAGCTGTACAAAGGCAAGGTCGTACGTATCGCCGACTTTGGTGCGTTCGTGAACATCATGCCGGGAACCGATGGCCTGGTGCACATCTCGCAAATCGTCCAGGAGCGCGTCAATAACGTGCGCGACTTCCTGAACGAAGGCGACGATGTCATCGTGAAGGTGCTGGATATCGACAACCGCAACCGCGTGAAGCTCTCAATCAAAGAGATCACCGAAGAAGAGAAAGCAGCGTTTGAAGCTGCCGAGGCGGATGTCGCTAGCTAA